The following are encoded in a window of Staphylococcus piscifermentans genomic DNA:
- the pnp gene encoding polyribonucleotide nucleotidyltransferase produces the protein MSQEKKVFKTEWANRPLSIETGQMAKQANGAVLVRYGDTVVLSTATASKEPRDGDFFPLMVNYEEKMYAAGKIPGGFKKREGRPADEATLTARLIDRPIRPLFPKGYRHDVQIINMVLSADPDCSPEMAAMIGSSMALSVSDIPFQGPIAGVNVGYIDGEYVINPTVEQKEVSRLDLEVAGHKDAVNMVEAGASEITEKEMLDAIFFGHEEIKRLVDFQQEIIDYLQPEKTEFIPKERDTEVEEKVTALTAEKGLKDAIQTFDKKEREENIDAIRDEVIAEFDDEENPDNEEVLAEVNAILNDLVKEEVRRQIADDKIRPDGRKPDEIRPLDSEVGLLPRAHGSGLFTRGQTQALSVLTLGAMSEYQLIDGLGTEQEKRFMHHYNFPNFSVGETGPVRAPGRREIGHGALGERALRYIIPDTKDFPYTVRIVSEVLESNGSSSQASICGSTLALMDAGVPIKAPVAGIAMGLVTRDDNYTILTDIQGMEDALGDMDFKVAGTEKGITAIQMDIKIDGLTREIIEEALEQARVGRLTILNHMLETIDQPRPELSAYAPKVETMTIKPEKIRDVIGPGGKKINEIIDETGVKLDIEQDGTIFIGSVDQDMINRAREIIEDITREAEVGQVYNAKVRRIEKYGAFVELFPGKDALLHISQIANQRINKVEDVLKMGDTIEVKVTEIDDKGRVNASHRALLNKED, from the coding sequence ATGTCTCAAGAAAAGAAAGTGTTTAAGACTGAATGGGCCAACCGACCATTATCGATAGAAACTGGACAAATGGCGAAACAAGCAAATGGGGCGGTACTTGTACGTTATGGCGATACAGTTGTATTATCTACAGCCACTGCATCAAAAGAACCCCGTGACGGTGATTTCTTCCCATTAATGGTCAACTATGAAGAAAAAATGTATGCGGCAGGTAAAATTCCTGGGGGCTTTAAGAAACGTGAAGGGCGTCCAGCTGACGAAGCCACATTAACTGCACGATTAATCGACAGACCAATTCGTCCTCTATTCCCTAAAGGTTATAGACATGACGTTCAAATTATTAATATGGTATTGAGTGCAGATCCTGATTGCTCACCTGAAATGGCAGCGATGATCGGTTCATCTATGGCATTGAGTGTTTCTGACATTCCATTCCAAGGTCCGATTGCAGGTGTCAATGTCGGTTATATTGATGGCGAATATGTCATTAACCCGACAGTAGAACAAAAAGAAGTTTCACGTTTGGATTTAGAAGTTGCCGGTCATAAAGATGCGGTAAACATGGTTGAAGCTGGCGCAAGCGAAATCACTGAGAAAGAAATGCTAGACGCAATCTTCTTCGGTCATGAAGAAATCAAACGCTTAGTTGACTTCCAACAAGAAATTATTGATTATCTTCAACCTGAAAAAACGGAATTCATTCCTAAAGAGCGCGATACTGAAGTTGAAGAAAAAGTCACAGCTTTAACAGCAGAAAAAGGATTGAAAGATGCCATCCAAACTTTCGATAAAAAAGAACGTGAAGAAAACATCGACGCGATTCGTGACGAAGTGATTGCTGAATTTGATGATGAAGAAAATCCAGATAATGAAGAGGTACTCGCTGAAGTTAACGCTATCTTAAATGATTTAGTGAAAGAAGAAGTACGTCGTCAAATCGCTGATGATAAAATCCGTCCAGATGGTCGTAAACCAGATGAAATTCGTCCGCTCGATTCAGAAGTAGGTCTATTACCTCGTGCGCATGGCTCAGGATTATTCACACGTGGTCAAACACAAGCACTTTCTGTATTAACGTTAGGTGCAATGAGTGAGTATCAATTAATTGATGGTTTAGGTACAGAACAAGAAAAACGCTTTATGCATCACTATAACTTCCCTAACTTCTCAGTTGGAGAAACAGGTCCAGTACGTGCACCAGGACGTCGTGAAATTGGACACGGAGCATTAGGTGAACGCGCATTGCGTTATATCATTCCAGATACTAAAGACTTCCCATATACTGTACGTATTGTCAGTGAAGTATTAGAATCAAATGGTTCTTCATCACAAGCATCAATTTGCGGCTCTACGCTTGCCTTAATGGATGCCGGTGTGCCAATCAAAGCACCTGTAGCTGGTATTGCAATGGGTCTGGTAACACGTGATGACAATTACACAATTTTAACGGATATCCAAGGCATGGAAGATGCTTTAGGCGATATGGACTTTAAAGTAGCAGGTACTGAAAAAGGTATTACAGCCATCCAAATGGATATTAAAATTGATGGTTTAACACGTGAAATTATCGAAGAAGCTTTAGAACAAGCACGTGTAGGTCGTTTGACAATCTTAAATCATATGCTTGAAACAATTGACCAACCACGCCCTGAATTAAGTGCTTATGCACCTAAAGTAGAAACAATGACAATCAAACCTGAGAAAATCAGAGATGTAATTGGACCTGGCGGTAAGAAAATCAATGAAATCATTGATGAAACCGGTGTTAAATTGGATATCGAACAAGACGGTACAATCTTTATCGGTTCAGTTGATCAAGATATGATTAACCGTGCACGTGAAATTATTGAAGATATTACACGTGAAGCGGAAGTCGGCCAAGTTTACAATGCGAAAGTAAGACGTATTGAAAAATACGGTGCTTTTGTAGAACTTTTCCCAGGCAAAGATGCTTTATTACACATTTCTCAAATCGCAAATCAACGTATAAATAAAGTTGAAGATGTGTTGAAAATGGGAGATACGATTGAAGTCAAAGTCACTGAAATCGATGATAAAGGCAGAGTAAATGCTTCCCACCGTGCATTATTAAATAAAGAAGATTAA
- a CDS encoding DNA translocase FtsK, with protein sequence MAQRKKRTTNTRKKTTAKKKSSKKKQNEAPLRYIAAIITVVLVVLGAFQLGIIGRVIDSFFNYLFGYSRYLTYILVILASGFLAYNGKLPKTRRLTGSIVLQFALLFAAQLFLVFTKGAAGDREPVLSYVYHQYDHSHFPNFGGGVIGYYLVHLSIPLVSIIGVVVFTIILFISSIILLNKQRHRDVAKAFLEKLKSGSQSAAIHRKERKERQAERAEEKRLRKEEKAREKQEREAQNEVKDVSDFTEIPIPESEKPDSAIPIYGHNDKEKQQAASAQTPEPSSENNVTEVPRKRPKRQLVEEDNSEETSKEDMSSISDAGEVENTAYKLPPLSLLNTPAKQKTTSRAEVQKKGRLLETTLKNFNVDAKVTQIKIGPAVTQYEVQPAQGVKVSKIVNLHNDIALALAAKDVRIEAPIPGRSAVGIEVPNDKISLVSLKEVLEEKFPSKNKLEVGLGRDISGDPISVELNKMPHLLVAGSTGSGKSVCINGIIASILLNAKPHEVKLMLIDPKMVELNVYNGIPHLLIPVVTNPHKASQALEKIVAEMERRYDLFQHTGTRNIEGYNRYLRRQNDELEEKQSELPYIVVIVDELADLMMVAGKDVENAIQRITQMARAAGIHLIIATQRPSVDVITGLIKNNIPSRIAFAVSSQTDSRTIIDRGGAEKLLGKGDMLYFGNGGSIQTRIQGAFLSDDEVQNIVNYVVEQQKANYVKEMEPDAPTDKADAKSEDPLYEEAYMFVIEKQKASTSLLQRQFRIGYNRASRLMDDLESNNVIGPQRGSKPRQVLVDLDNGEV encoded by the coding sequence TTGGCACAAAGAAAGAAAAGAACGACCAACACTAGAAAAAAGACAACTGCTAAGAAGAAATCTTCTAAAAAGAAACAAAATGAAGCGCCATTGCGCTATATTGCAGCGATTATAACTGTAGTCTTAGTCGTTCTAGGTGCCTTCCAATTAGGTATTATCGGTCGAGTGATTGACTCATTTTTCAATTATCTATTTGGATACAGCAGATATTTAACTTATATATTAGTGATATTAGCCTCAGGATTCCTTGCTTATAATGGTAAATTACCAAAAACACGCCGTTTAACAGGTTCTATTGTTTTGCAATTTGCATTATTATTTGCGGCACAACTTTTTTTAGTATTTACCAAAGGAGCAGCTGGCGATAGAGAGCCTGTCTTATCCTATGTTTATCATCAATATGATCACTCGCACTTTCCTAACTTTGGTGGCGGGGTTATCGGATATTACTTAGTACATTTATCTATACCGCTTGTATCAATTATCGGCGTAGTCGTATTTACAATTATTTTGTTTATTTCAAGTATCATTTTATTAAACAAACAACGTCATCGTGATGTAGCGAAAGCTTTTTTGGAAAAGTTGAAATCAGGAAGCCAATCTGCAGCGATACATAGAAAAGAACGTAAAGAGCGTCAAGCGGAACGTGCTGAAGAAAAAAGACTGCGTAAGGAAGAAAAAGCACGAGAGAAACAAGAGCGGGAAGCACAAAATGAAGTCAAAGATGTCAGTGACTTTACGGAAATTCCAATACCAGAATCAGAGAAGCCGGATAGTGCGATACCGATTTATGGTCATAACGACAAAGAGAAACAACAAGCTGCTTCTGCTCAAACTCCAGAACCATCATCGGAAAACAACGTAACAGAAGTGCCGCGCAAACGACCTAAACGACAACTGGTGGAAGAGGATAACTCAGAAGAAACATCTAAGGAAGATATGAGCTCGATTTCTGATGCGGGCGAAGTTGAGAATACAGCATACAAGTTACCGCCTTTATCACTTCTGAACACCCCTGCAAAACAGAAAACTACTTCTAGAGCAGAAGTGCAGAAGAAAGGCCGTTTGTTAGAAACAACTTTGAAAAACTTTAATGTCGATGCGAAAGTGACGCAAATTAAGATCGGACCAGCTGTAACTCAATATGAAGTACAACCTGCACAAGGTGTGAAAGTCAGCAAGATTGTGAACTTGCATAATGATATAGCGCTTGCTTTAGCCGCTAAAGATGTACGTATTGAAGCGCCAATCCCAGGCCGTTCTGCTGTAGGAATTGAAGTACCTAATGATAAAATCTCACTCGTCTCCTTAAAAGAAGTATTAGAAGAAAAATTCCCATCTAAGAATAAATTAGAGGTAGGTTTGGGTAGAGATATATCAGGCGACCCAATAAGTGTTGAATTAAATAAAATGCCGCACTTACTTGTGGCAGGTTCAACTGGTAGTGGTAAATCTGTTTGTATTAACGGTATTATCGCAAGTATTTTATTAAATGCGAAACCCCATGAGGTTAAATTAATGCTAATTGACCCTAAAATGGTAGAATTAAATGTATACAACGGAATTCCGCATTTATTAATTCCAGTTGTCACGAATCCTCATAAAGCATCACAAGCTTTAGAAAAAATTGTTGCTGAAATGGAACGTCGTTATGACTTATTCCAACACACTGGAACTCGAAACATAGAAGGTTATAATCGTTACCTGAGACGTCAAAATGATGAATTAGAAGAAAAACAATCCGAGCTGCCATATATCGTGGTCATCGTGGACGAGTTGGCAGATTTAATGATGGTAGCGGGTAAAGACGTAGAAAATGCCATTCAACGTATCACGCAAATGGCACGTGCAGCAGGTATTCATTTAATTATTGCAACACAACGTCCATCAGTAGACGTCATTACTGGATTGATTAAAAATAATATTCCATCAAGAATCGCCTTTGCAGTAAGTTCGCAAACTGACTCTAGAACAATTATTGATAGAGGCGGCGCTGAAAAGCTGTTAGGTAAAGGGGATATGTTGTACTTCGGTAACGGCGGTTCTATTCAAACACGTATCCAAGGTGCTTTCTTAAGCGATGATGAGGTACAAAACATAGTCAATTATGTAGTAGAACAACAAAAAGCCAATTATGTTAAAGAAATGGAACCAGATGCACCAACAGATAAAGCTGATGCTAAAAGTGAAGATCCGTTATATGAAGAAGCGTATATGTTTGTAATTGAAAAACAAAAAGCAAGTACATCTTTATTACAACGACAATTCAGAATTGGTTATAACCGAGCATCACGATTAATGGATGATTTAGAAAGCAACAATGTAATCGGCCCACAAAGAGGAAGCAAACCGAGACAAGTATTAGTAGATTTAGATAATGGTGAGGTGTAA
- the rnjB gene encoding ribonuclease J2, with product MNLVKKKNNDIRIIPLGGVGEIAKNMYIVEVDDEMFMLDAGLMFPEDEMLGVDVVIPDIQYVIENKDKLKGIFLTHGHEHAIGAVSYVLEQVDAPVYGSKLTLALVKENMKERNINKKVRYYTVNDESVMRFKNVNVSFFNTTHSIPDSLGVIIHTSYGAIVYTGEFKFDQSLHGNYAPDLKKMTEIGEEGVFALISDSTEAEKPGYNTPENVIESHMLDAFTKVNGRLIVSCYASNFIRIQQVLNIASKLNRKVSFLGRSLESSFNIARKMGYFNIPKDLLIPINEVENYPKNEVVIIATGMQGEPVEALNQMARQKHKIMNIEPGDSVFLAITASANMEVIIGDTLNELARAGAEIIPNSKKIHASSHGCMEELKMMINIMKPEYFIPVQGEFKMQIAHAKLAAEAGVAPEKIFLAEKGDVLNFDGKDMVLNEKVESGNVLIDGIGVGDVGNIVLRDRHLLAEDGIFIAVVTLDPKNRRIAAGPEIQSRGFVYVRESEELLKEAEEKVREIVEQGLQERRIEWSEIKQNMRDKISKLLFENTKRRPMIIPIISEV from the coding sequence TTGAATTTAGTAAAGAAAAAGAATAATGATATTCGCATCATCCCGCTTGGCGGCGTGGGTGAAATTGCGAAAAATATGTATATCGTCGAAGTAGACGATGAAATGTTTATGCTGGATGCAGGATTGATGTTCCCAGAAGATGAAATGCTGGGCGTCGATGTTGTCATTCCAGATATTCAGTATGTCATTGAAAACAAAGATAAACTAAAAGGAATTTTCCTTACACATGGTCATGAACATGCGATAGGTGCAGTAAGTTATGTACTTGAACAAGTCGATGCGCCCGTGTATGGCTCGAAATTAACACTTGCATTAGTAAAAGAAAATATGAAAGAACGTAATATTAATAAAAAAGTACGTTATTATACAGTGAATGATGAATCTGTTATGCGTTTCAAAAACGTTAACGTGTCATTTTTCAACACAACACATAGTATTCCAGACAGTTTGGGTGTAATTATCCATACTTCTTACGGTGCAATTGTTTATACCGGCGAATTTAAATTCGATCAAAGTTTGCACGGCAACTATGCACCTGACTTGAAAAAAATGACTGAAATCGGCGAAGAAGGTGTATTTGCTTTAATCAGTGATTCTACTGAAGCTGAAAAGCCTGGCTACAATACACCAGAAAATGTGATTGAGTCACATATGTTAGATGCCTTCACAAAAGTGAATGGTCGTTTAATTGTATCTTGCTATGCATCTAACTTTATCCGTATCCAACAAGTATTGAATATTGCAAGCAAACTCAATCGTAAAGTATCCTTCTTAGGTCGTTCTTTAGAATCATCATTCAATATTGCACGTAAAATGGGATATTTCAATATTCCTAAAGACTTATTAATTCCAATTAATGAAGTTGAAAATTATCCTAAAAACGAAGTCGTTATTATTGCGACAGGTATGCAAGGTGAACCTGTTGAGGCTTTAAATCAAATGGCCAGACAAAAACATAAAATTATGAACATCGAACCAGGCGACTCTGTATTTTTAGCGATTACCGCTTCTGCCAACATGGAAGTAATCATTGGTGATACATTGAATGAATTAGCACGTGCTGGTGCCGAAATTATTCCAAATAGCAAGAAAATCCACGCTTCAAGTCATGGTTGCATGGAAGAGCTCAAAATGATGATCAACATCATGAAGCCAGAATACTTTATCCCCGTCCAAGGCGAGTTCAAAATGCAAATTGCCCATGCTAAATTAGCAGCTGAAGCGGGCGTAGCACCAGAAAAAATCTTCTTAGCTGAAAAAGGAGATGTATTGAATTTCGATGGTAAGGACATGGTGTTGAATGAAAAAGTAGAATCCGGAAATGTCTTAATTGACGGTATTGGTGTCGGTGATGTCGGTAATATCGTATTACGTGATCGCCACTTGCTTGCTGAAGATGGCATCTTTATTGCGGTAGTAACACTTGATCCGAAAAACAGAAGAATCGCAGCAGGTCCTGAAATTCAATCACGTGGATTTGTTTATGTGCGTGAAAGTGAAGAATTATTGAAAGAAGCGGAAGAAAAAGTCCGCGAAATTGTTGAGCAAGGTTTACAAGAACGTCGTATCGAATGGTCTGAAATCAAACAGAATATGCGCGATAAAATTAGTAAATTGTTGTTTGAAAACACTAAGAGACGTCCGATGATTATTCCAATCATTTCAGAAGTTTAG
- a CDS encoding GntR family transcriptional regulator, producing MTNTNSIYRIKEWILNAIDEGTLQPGDPVPSTLSIAREVNGKTDDVYDAIDELITEQVLTQSFEAQATVKESQPFFYPLDKLLSIGKMIENEGYQAGTIFMNLDQQPSTMLDRKALDLREGEFVTLIERIRTANGRPVVYCLDKVATEYLTCAAFQAHDESILTAIKANADITIAYSETEIESVSYEPRVSEALEAAPNEALMLLKQVHYDKDHRPILFSFNYFKSEVVKFKTVRETDPE from the coding sequence ATGACAAATACTAATTCTATATACAGAATCAAGGAATGGATCTTAAATGCAATTGATGAGGGTACTTTGCAACCGGGAGACCCGGTGCCGAGTACATTATCTATTGCACGAGAAGTAAATGGTAAAACAGATGATGTGTACGATGCGATAGATGAACTGATCACAGAACAAGTTCTGACTCAAAGCTTTGAGGCACAAGCAACTGTTAAAGAATCTCAGCCATTCTTTTATCCTTTAGACAAATTGCTCAGCATTGGAAAAATGATTGAAAATGAAGGCTATCAAGCGGGGACAATTTTCATGAATTTGGACCAGCAGCCTTCTACTATGCTTGATCGCAAAGCTTTAGATTTAAGAGAGGGAGAATTTGTAACATTAATCGAACGGATTCGTACTGCCAATGGTCGCCCAGTGGTTTATTGTTTAGATAAAGTAGCCACAGAATATTTAACATGTGCAGCTTTCCAAGCGCATGATGAATCTATTCTTACAGCCATTAAAGCGAATGCTGATATTACGATTGCTTACTCAGAAACTGAAATTGAATCGGTCAGCTATGAACCAAGAGTTTCTGAAGCGTTAGAAGCAGCACCTAATGAAGCTTTAATGTTATTAAAACAAGTGCATTATGACAAAGACCATCGTCCAATTCTGTTTTCGTTTAACTATTTCAAAAGTGAAGTGGTTAAATTTAAAACAGTGCGAGAAACTGATCCAGAATAA
- the yfmF gene encoding EF-P 5-aminopentanol modification-associated protein YfmF: MPTDKFKTTLITFKFMAPLDEETMTSRSLLSKLLVRATKKWPSDKAFNRKLSELYGAYVNSFVTKFKDKHVITITLELVNERYLKHKDPLFDEGLSLLKEILHHPIVEDGRFNETFVQQEKTLLKKKLEAVNDNKSQLAFLKLMENMFGNQPYSYLASGLSENISKVTPESLYHTYQSMLENDDCAVYVVGNVDSDIVKQKITNMFHIQPLHQVSHVIQPQRQVDELPQTIIEHDELDQAKLNIGFRFPTYYGEPDYYTFVVFNTMFGGDPSSVLFNEVREKQSLTYSIHSQIDGKNGYMFVLSGVAVDKYERAKDTIIDEFKKFQQGEFTEEKLELAKKILISQRNESQDRPKSMVEIAHNQILLPEDLTNGNYGQKIHEVTKEGIINLTNRAILDTIYVLTKEDEAE; this comes from the coding sequence ATGCCGACAGATAAGTTTAAAACGACTTTGATTACTTTTAAATTTATGGCGCCGTTAGATGAAGAGACTATGACTTCACGTTCATTATTAAGTAAACTCTTAGTAAGAGCAACGAAGAAATGGCCATCAGATAAAGCATTTAACCGTAAGTTGTCTGAACTCTATGGTGCTTATGTCAATAGTTTTGTAACGAAATTCAAAGACAAGCATGTGATTACAATTACCTTAGAATTAGTAAATGAAAGATATCTTAAACATAAAGATCCATTATTTGATGAAGGATTATCTTTATTGAAAGAAATCTTGCATCATCCGATTGTCGAAGATGGACGATTTAATGAGACTTTTGTACAACAAGAGAAGACATTGTTGAAGAAAAAGTTAGAAGCGGTCAATGATAATAAATCACAATTGGCTTTCTTAAAATTAATGGAAAATATGTTTGGTAATCAACCATACAGTTATTTAGCATCAGGTCTAAGCGAAAACATATCTAAAGTAACGCCTGAATCGTTATATCATACATACCAATCTATGCTAGAAAATGATGACTGTGCAGTTTATGTGGTTGGAAATGTTGATTCAGACATAGTCAAACAAAAAATCACAAACATGTTCCATATTCAACCGCTTCACCAAGTTTCACACGTCATACAGCCACAACGCCAAGTAGATGAATTGCCGCAAACTATTATTGAACACGACGAATTAGACCAAGCTAAATTAAATATAGGTTTCAGATTTCCTACATACTATGGCGAACCTGATTATTATACATTTGTAGTGTTTAACACAATGTTCGGTGGAGATCCTTCTTCTGTATTATTTAATGAAGTGCGTGAAAAGCAAAGCTTAACTTATTCTATTCACTCACAAATCGACGGTAAGAACGGCTATATGTTCGTGTTGAGCGGGGTAGCAGTTGATAAATATGAACGCGCTAAAGATACTATTATTGATGAATTTAAGAAGTTCCAGCAAGGTGAGTTTACAGAAGAGAAATTAGAACTGGCGAAAAAGATTTTAATTTCACAAAGAAATGAATCTCAAGACCGTCCGAAAAGTATGGTAGAAATTGCACATAACCAAATTTTACTGCCGGAAGATTTAACAAATGGAAATTATGGTCAAAAGATTCATGAAGTAACAAAGGAAGGTATTATTAATCTGACTAATCGTGCCATCCTGGATACAATCTATGTACTCACAAAGGAGGATGAAGCAGAGTGA
- the ymfI gene encoding elongation factor P 5-aminopentanone reductase: protein MKALVIGGSGSIGTAIVERLLADNYEVIVHYNRSDLKLLQQKYQNQNVSFVQCDLASSSEDIMQHFEFIQNLDCLIYAAGQSVYGMLQDMDDALIDQCYRINVKSLMQISRGMINQLRKSDHGRIIVISSIWGETGASMEVVYSAMKAAQIGFVKALSQELALTNVTVNAVAPGFVSGNMADEWSDIERAAIIDDLPQQRMVTPEEVAFSCAYLYHPMAQSVTGTVQKVNGGWYI from the coding sequence ATGAAAGCCTTAGTTATCGGCGGTTCTGGTTCTATAGGAACTGCAATCGTAGAACGTTTATTAGCGGATAATTATGAAGTCATTGTGCATTACAACCGTTCTGATTTAAAATTGTTGCAACAAAAGTATCAAAATCAAAATGTCTCATTTGTACAGTGCGACTTAGCATCTTCATCAGAAGACATCATGCAACATTTCGAGTTTATCCAGAATTTGGATTGCCTGATTTATGCAGCAGGACAAAGTGTCTACGGCATGCTTCAAGACATGGATGATGCTTTAATTGATCAATGTTATCGTATTAACGTGAAAAGTTTAATGCAAATTTCTAGAGGCATGATAAATCAATTGCGCAAGAGTGACCATGGCCGAATTATTGTTATCTCTTCAATTTGGGGAGAGACGGGTGCAAGTATGGAAGTCGTGTACTCTGCTATGAAAGCAGCACAGATCGGATTTGTTAAAGCACTCAGCCAAGAACTTGCATTAACCAATGTGACAGTGAATGCTGTAGCGCCCGGGTTTGTAAGTGGCAATATGGCTGATGAATGGTCGGACATAGAACGTGCAGCCATTATTGACGACCTTCCTCAACAACGTATGGTAACGCCTGAAGAAGTAGCGTTTAGTTGTGCATATTTGTATCATCCAATGGCACAAAGCGTGACGGGTACTGTACAGAAAGTGAATGGCGGTTGGTATATTTAG
- the rpsO gene encoding 30S ribosomal protein S15 encodes MAISQERKDEIIKEYRVHETDTGSPEVQIAVLSAEINALNDHLRTHKKDHHSRRGLLKMVGRRRHLLNYLRKKDIQRYRELIKSLGIRR; translated from the coding sequence ATGGCAATTTCACAAGAACGTAAAGACGAAATCATTAAAGAATACCGTGTACACGAAACTGATACTGGTTCACCAGAAGTACAAATCGCTGTATTATCTGCTGAAATCAACGCATTAAACGATCACTTACGTACACACAAAAAAGACCACCATTCACGTCGTGGCTTATTAAAAATGGTAGGTCGTCGTAGACATTTATTAAACTACTTACGTAAAAAAGATATTCAACGTTACCGTGAATTAATCAAATCATTAGGTATCCGTCGTTAA
- the yfmH gene encoding EF-P 5-aminopentanol modification-associated protein YfmH: MNKKYYELIDETVYENQMDNGLKLFIIPKKGFQKTFVTYTTQFGSLDHKFKPLGSNEFVTVPDGVAHFLEHKLFEKEEGDLFTEFAEDNAQVNAFTSFDRTSYLFSATSNVEKNILRLMEMVETPYFSEATVEKEKGIIAEEIKMYQEQPGYKLMFNTLRAMYADHPVRVDIAGSVESIYNITKDDLYLCYETFYHPSNMVMFVVGDVDPEQINSLVSEHEAKREMTDQPEIVRDALAEPNEVQQQSVTEEMNIQIPRLMLGFKNVPPAASKEAFMKRDLEMTFFFEMVLGEETDFYQKLLNDDLIDDTFGYQFVMEPTYSFSLITSSTPDPDQLKQMLLDELKEKVGQLDDKEAFELLKKQFIGEFISSLNSPEYIANQYTKLYFEGVSLFNMLDIVDSITLESINNAALSSLNFDEITDSRLEIKK; encoded by the coding sequence GTGAACAAGAAATATTATGAATTAATAGATGAAACTGTTTATGAGAACCAAATGGATAATGGTTTAAAACTCTTTATCATTCCTAAAAAAGGGTTTCAAAAAACTTTTGTAACCTATACAACCCAATTTGGTTCACTCGATCATAAATTCAAACCTTTAGGCAGCAATGAATTTGTAACCGTACCAGACGGCGTCGCACACTTTTTAGAACATAAGTTATTTGAGAAAGAAGAAGGCGACTTATTCACAGAATTTGCTGAAGACAATGCACAAGTTAACGCGTTTACAAGCTTTGACCGCACAAGTTACTTATTCAGCGCAACTTCTAATGTAGAAAAAAATATTTTGCGTCTTATGGAAATGGTGGAGACGCCTTATTTTTCAGAAGCTACAGTTGAAAAGGAAAAAGGAATTATTGCTGAAGAAATTAAAATGTATCAAGAACAGCCTGGTTATAAATTGATGTTTAACACTTTACGCGCGATGTATGCTGACCATCCAGTGCGTGTCGATATTGCCGGTAGTGTAGAAAGCATTTACAACATTACTAAAGACGATTTGTATTTATGCTACGAAACATTTTACCATCCATCTAATATGGTGATGTTTGTAGTAGGCGATGTGGACCCTGAACAAATCAATTCACTAGTCAGCGAACATGAAGCGAAAAGAGAAATGACAGATCAGCCTGAAATCGTAAGAGATGCACTGGCTGAACCAAATGAAGTTCAGCAACAATCGGTGACAGAGGAAATGAACATCCAAATTCCAAGATTGATGTTAGGGTTTAAAAATGTACCTCCTGCAGCCTCTAAAGAAGCATTTATGAAGCGTGATTTAGAAATGACTTTCTTTTTCGAAATGGTATTAGGAGAAGAAACGGACTTCTATCAAAAATTATTAAATGATGATTTGATAGATGATACCTTTGGCTATCAATTTGTGATGGAGCCTACATACAGCTTCTCATTAATAACGAGCTCAACGCCTGATCCTGACCAGTTAAAGCAAATGTTGTTAGATGAATTAAAAGAAAAAGTAGGACAATTAGACGATAAAGAAGCCTTTGAATTATTGAAAAAACAATTTATCGGAGAGTTTATTTCAAGTTTGAATTCACCAGAATATATTGCTAACCAATATACGAAGTTATATTTTGAAGGCGTCAGCTTATTTAATATGTTAGATATTGTGGACAGTATCACTTTAGAAAGTATTAATAATGCGGCTTTATCCAGTTTAAACTTTGATGAAATTACAGATAGCCGTTTGGAGATTAAAAAATAA